The Magnetospirillum sp. WYHS-4 nucleotide sequence CACCACGAAACCCCCACCTGAAACCCCGCCACCCCGGAATGTAGTGCTAACAAACCCGTGCCACTCCGTAACAGTCTGTTACAGAACAGCTTTTTCTCGGGCACTGTTCAAGTTGGGTCTGACCGACCTGGAGCGGGCGGCGAGATTCCTCTACCTCCAGCGCCTGAGCTTCGGCGGCAAGGTGGCCGGGCGGACATTCGGGGTGTCGGTCGGATTTCCGGGGCGATTCAACCTGACCACCCTGGAGCGGGACCTGGCGGCGGTGCACGAGCGCCTGGCCGGCGTGGTCATCGAGTGCCTGCCCTACGGGGACTTCATCGCCCGCTACGACCGCAACGAGACCCTTTTCTACCTGGACCCGCCCTACTGGGGGTCGGAGGGCGACTACGGCAAGGACCTGTTCGGCCGGCCCGACTTCGCCGGCCTGACCGAACAGTTGGCCGGCATCAAGGGGGCCTTCCTCATGTCGATCAACGACATCCCGGAGGTCCGGGCCCTCTTTTCCCGCTTCCACGTCCAGGCGGTCGAGACCACCTACACCATCGGGGGTGGCGACACTTCGGGAGTCCCGCGCTGCAAATCTCTGTGTCGCGCTTCACAGTCAGATCTTTCACAATCCGAATACGAGCGGAAATGCCGCTTCCTATTCAACCTTCCCAGAAAATCCCGGATGAACCGAAAAATTGGCGGATGGGGTGGGATTTGAACCCACGAGGCCATCGCTGGCCTTCCGGTTTTCAAGACCGGTGCATTCAACCGCTCTGCCACCCATCCGGTTCTGGCTTGTTGGCCGAATGGCGGTCTTGTAGCGCCGACCGCCGGGCGGCGTCCACCAGACTTTGCAGCCGCCACAGGAAAGCGGCATCGAAATCCTGGTGAAGCTATTTACATTTCATTACACTGCCTGACCGATTTCCCAATCTTCGGCATATTCCATGGTATCGAAGACCGACCGTCGGATCACCGAGCCCGGAACCGTCCTCTGGCGGTTGGTCGCCGGGGCGGT carries:
- a CDS encoding DNA adenine methylase gives rise to the protein MGLTDLERAARFLYLQRLSFGGKVAGRTFGVSVGFPGRFNLTTLERDLAAVHERLAGVVIECLPYGDFIARYDRNETLFYLDPPYWGSEGDYGKDLFGRPDFAGLTEQLAGIKGAFLMSINDIPEVRALFSRFHVQAVETTYTIGGGDTSGVPRCKSLCRASQSDLSQSEYERKCRFLFNLPRKSRMNRKIGGWGGI